A single region of the Lepus europaeus isolate LE1 chromosome 1, mLepTim1.pri, whole genome shotgun sequence genome encodes:
- the LOC133767030 gene encoding inactive ubiquitin carboxyl-terminal hydrolase 53-like, whose protein sequence is MMERHERFKPEMFAELLQAANTTDDYRKCPSNCGQKIKIRHVLMNCPEIVTIGLVWDSEHSDLTEDVVRNLATHFYLPGLFYRVTDENAKNSELHLVGMICYTSRHYCAFAFHTKSSKWVFFDDANVKEVGARWKDVVSKCICCHFQPLLLFYANPDGTAVSTEDALRQVVSWSHYKSGAENTGCEKPTVYKSDNSKENGVGDQAKQRKPEISN, encoded by the coding sequence ATGATGGAAAGGCATGAGCGTTTTAAACCTGAAATGTTTGCAGAACTGCTACAAGCAGCAAATACGACAGATGACTATAGGAAATGCCCTAgtaactgtggccaaaaaataaaaattcgtCATGTTTTAATGAATTGTCCAGAGATTGTTACAATTGGTTTAGTCTGGGATTCTGAGCATTCTGACTTGACTGAAGATGTTGTTCGGAATCTGGCAACACATTTCTATCTTCCTGGGCTTTTTTATAGGGTTACAGATGAAAATGCCAAAAACAGTGAACTTCACCTTGTTGGTATGATCTGCTACACCAGCCGACATTATTGTGCCTTTGCTTTTCATACCAAGAGTTCCAAATGGGTATTTTTTGATGATGCCAATGTGAAAGAGGTTGGAGCTAGATGGAAAGATGTGGTCTCCAAGTGTATTTGTTGCCACTTCCAGCCACTGCTTTTGTTTTATGCAAACCCAGATGGCACAGCAGTTTCTACTGAAGATGCACTTAGGCAGGTGGTCAGCTGGTCACATTACAAATCCGGTGCAGAAAATACTGGATGTGAAAAGCCCACAGTTTATAAGTCAGATAATTCGAAAGAAAATGGAGTTGGCGACCAGGCCAAACAGAGAAAACCAGAAATTTCAAACTGA